GGACATTGACGCTCGAAGCCTTGAAAAACCAGTTTGCGGCGAATTCGCCGGACCCCAAGGTCGCGGCTCGAAGTGGCATGGCGCAGGACGTATTTCGGTTTGCGCCGTGGGATCCGGCGACGACGACGACAGGGTATCCCATGGGTCAGAGCAGCGCGAAACCCATGGAGAAAGCGCCCGACGTGAAAAACCTCGGCGCGCGTACGGAGCGATATCGATCAGCCGTGCAATGGCTGAAGGATCTCATCACGCCGGAAGGGTTTGGCTCGAACAACTGGGCGGTGGGTGCGGCGCGAAGCTCGACGGGGCATGCGCTCGTGGCGAGCGATCCCCATCTTTCGTTATCGGCGCCGGCGGTCTTTTGGCCGGTGTCGATGGAGGTGAAGTCGCCGGATGCGTCCAAGCAATGGAAATTGTCTGGCATTTCATTTCCTGGCATTCCGGGGATCATTTTGGGCCACAACGAGCACTTGGCATGGGGCGCGACGGTGGCTGGGTACGACGTGACGGACGTCTATGCGGAGACGCTCACGCCCGATGGCAAAGGGGTCATTTTCAAGGGACAAACCGTCGCGCTGGAGATGATCGACGAGGTCATCCACATTCAGGGCGGTGGTTCGTACACGTACCAAGTGCCGGTGGTGCCGCACCACGGGCCGATTTTTCCGGAAATTACGCCGGACCACAAAGTCGCGCCGCTCGATCCGGCCAAAGGCGCGCTGAGCGTGAAATGGACGGGCACCGAGCCGACCTCGGAATTGTCGGGTATTCTTGGTTTGCTCCGCGCGAAAAACGTGGACGAAGCGCGGGAAGAACTGAAACAATTCAAGGTTGGCGGGCAAAACTGGATGATCGGCGACACGAATGGTGACATCTTGTGGACGTCGCACGTGAACATTCCGAAGCGCGATGCGGGCGCACTGGGATGGAATCCCGCCACGATGACGGGCACGCTTCCTTGTTTGGTGCTGCCGGGCGATGGTTCCGCCGAGTGGAATGGGTATTTGCCGAGCGACCTCGTGCCGTGGGAGAAAAACCCGACAAACGGTTTCATCGCGACGGCCAACAACGACAACATCGGAGATTCGCTGGACAACGACCCGTCGAACGATACGTTGCCGGACGGATCGCCCATGTATTTGGGTTGTTCGTGGGATCTCGGGTTTCGCGAGGGTCGTATTCAGGAACGCCTCAAGAAAATTGATAAAGTGACGCCGGAGGACATGGCGAGCATTCAAGGAGACGTGCGGTCGCCGATGGGTGCGAACCTCGCGCCGGTGCTGATTGCGGCCATCAATCGAGCGGAAGCGGAACGCATGACGCCGGGAACGCATCCCGAGCTATCGGCGGTCGTGATGGATGCCGCGTACGATGGAGCTGCCGTCGTCGGCGTGAAGGATTTGCTGACGACATGGGCGATGGAATCCGATTACGAAGCGGCATCGGGTGTCGATCCGACGACGAACAAACCGCTGCCAGAGGCGGGTGATACGGCGGTCGAAGCGCGAGCTGCGCACGCGACGCTCGTTTTCAATACTTTCCTTGCTCGGCTTGCGACGCGGGTGCTCGGGGACGAATTCACGCACGCGGGAAGATCGGTCGACAGTCAAATGCGCGCCAAAGCGATACTGTCGTTATGTCTCACGGATCCCACGAAGCTCGAGACGTATGATGCCGCGACGCAGCAAAGCATTTTGTGGGACGACATGAATACGCCGGAGCAGGAAACCAAGGATGAACAGCTCATCCGAGCGCTGCTCGATGCGATTGCGACGCTCACGAAGCACGTTGGAACGGATACGAACGAATATCGATGGGGGGCGTTTCACACGATACGTTTCGAGGCGATCATACCCCTTTTCGGTCAGCTCGCGATTCCACCGGTGGGTAATACGGTATTTCCGACGGGATTCCCGCGACATGGCGATAACTTTGCCGTGGACGCGTGCAATTTCTCCGGTTCGGGCGGGCCGGACGTGATGCCGCGGTTTTCGTACGGGAGCGGGCCGACTCAGCGGTTCGTGGTGGATATGGATCCGGCCGGCCCGAAAGCTTGGAATGCATTACCTGGCGGAGCGGTATGGGATTCACAAAACCCGCATTTCAGCGATTCGGCGGAGTTATGGCGGCGCAACGAGACGCATCCGGTGCCCTTTTTGCTGCCTGATGTGATCGCTGCTGCGGAAAATCGCGTCGTCTTCACGAAGCGCTGAGGACGAAAAACATCCGAGCCGTCTGAACG
This genomic window from Polyangiaceae bacterium contains:
- a CDS encoding penicillin acylase family protein is translated as MPIDNLEGPVDVVRDKDGRVHIYASSIEDAARAEGYMVAQDRHLQIEFFRRVAEGRLAEILADADPSVIDTDISFRHIGLHRTAKQQYALLTPEEKSLVDAYADGVSQYFRALRDREVALPAGILVIQADAFTDFTGEDALAIARLQTYLLSYDGDGDISWTLTLEALKNQFAANSPDPKVAARSGMAQDVFRFAPWDPATTTTGYPMGQSSAKPMEKAPDVKNLGARTERYRSAVQWLKDLITPEGFGSNNWAVGAARSSTGHALVASDPHLSLSAPAVFWPVSMEVKSPDASKQWKLSGISFPGIPGIILGHNEHLAWGATVAGYDVTDVYAETLTPDGKGVIFKGQTVALEMIDEVIHIQGGGSYTYQVPVVPHHGPIFPEITPDHKVAPLDPAKGALSVKWTGTEPTSELSGILGLLRAKNVDEAREELKQFKVGGQNWMIGDTNGDILWTSHVNIPKRDAGALGWNPATMTGTLPCLVLPGDGSAEWNGYLPSDLVPWEKNPTNGFIATANNDNIGDSLDNDPSNDTLPDGSPMYLGCSWDLGFREGRIQERLKKIDKVTPEDMASIQGDVRSPMGANLAPVLIAAINRAEAERMTPGTHPELSAVVMDAAYDGAAVVGVKDLLTTWAMESDYEAASGVDPTTNKPLPEAGDTAVEARAAHATLVFNTFLARLATRVLGDEFTHAGRSVDSQMRAKAILSLCLTDPTKLETYDAATQQSILWDDMNTPEQETKDEQLIRALLDAIATLTKHVGTDTNEYRWGAFHTIRFEAIIPLFGQLAIPPVGNTVFPTGFPRHGDNFAVDACNFSGSGGPDVMPRFSYGSGPTQRFVVDMDPAGPKAWNALPGGAVWDSQNPHFSDSAELWRRNETHPVPFLLPDVIAAAENRVVFTKR